From the genome of Ziziphus jujuba cultivar Dongzao chromosome 4, ASM3175591v1:
GATGTGCTAGTATTTGTGCATTTTCCAGTTCAACTTGTCTGTACTCTCTGTGCATATAGCACTTTGGTTATTCTGAATTTTGGCTTCAATATAGCAAGTCTTGTGCTCTCCTTATctgtttttatgaaaatgtcctccaattttgtatGCTATTGAAACTGACTTAAAagtatttcctttttaatttatgaCAACTGCAGATAGGAAGCTGAAGGCTGCCAAGGCCGCTTTTGATGCTAGTATTGATTCCGGCATAACCTTCTTTGATACTGCTGAAGTTTATGGCTCAAGGGTGAGAGAAGGGTACTCATTGACTGCTTATTTTCTTCACTGTTTGAAGCCCATGAAATTGTTCTCTCTCCAATAGGAAATCATTCTTATTCGTTCTTGCAGTTCTCAATGGGTGCTATAAACTCGGAAACTCTACTTGGAAGGTATATTCTGGACTTTGGGAATTTAGTGGTGGTTCATATGTAATTCCAGTCATACCAAAAGGATTAACAACTTTTTATGGTTAATACTCCTAGTAAATGTAGTGATTAATTTTCACCATGTTCAATACAGATTTATAAGGGACAGGAAAGAAAAGGATCCGGAACTGGATGTTGCTGTTGCAACCAAGTTTGCAGCTTTGCCATGGAGATTGGGTCGTCAAAGTGTCATCACTGCCCTCAAGGATTCCCTTTGTCGCCTTGGACTTTCTTCGGTTGATCTCTATCAACTTCATTGGTCTGTCGTTCATGAGCATCATCTATGATCTCAATCTAAAAATGTCATTTGTTAATATCTTTCGTTTCCTCCTATCCTGATTATTAGCTGATCGAGCAATTGTGTGACTTTCAGGCCTGGAATATGGGGAAATGAAGGTTGTTTATATGTAACAACACTCTTTCATCTACCTTTACCTGgtttagaaaaatagaaatgGATTTCTAATACCAGTTTGTATTATGTTTCTAAAGTGGCTTAGTTGATTGAGAATTTACTTTTCAGGGTATATTGATGGTCTGGGAGATGCTGTTGAGCAGGGCTTAGTGAAGGCTGTTGGTGTTTCAAATTACAGTGGTGAAGTTCTAACCCTTCAGTTTTTTGTTAAGTTCGGATATTGAACGGTCATGGAAGACTTCCTCCACCAGaaaatattcttctttttctcttttcttcactTGAATGAAAGTGTCAAATATTATCCTCTTATAACTCTTATTTTGGCAATAATAGCCCTCCTCCAGATCATTGGAACATGATGATTCATATAGTTTCTAATTTCAGAAAAACGACTGCGTGAAGCACATGAGAAACTTATAAAGAGAGGTATCCCGCTGGCTTCAAACCAAGTGAATTACAGTCTCATATACAGGGCACCAGAGGAGAATGGTGTGAAGGCCACCTGTGATGAACTTGGAATAACTTTGATTGCCTATTCTCCTATTGCTCAAGGTGAAACTTGTCAACCTTTCTTTGACAAACTCTTATATATTTCTGTTTGATATGTCAAATTAGGAATTTTTATAACTATATGCTTTGTTATAAGAATTATTTAATCATAACTCCAATATcatttgttctttcttttccccTTTTCCATATTCACTTGTTTTGTGTTTCTGGTAAATATTAATTCCAGCTATCAAACTTAAATCGTCATTTTATCACCCTGCCATTTAGACCTTAAGAAGTTTAGAACAAAGAAATTCTTTTTTCATATGCTTTCTTGAACATTTATGTACTAGCATTTCAATATAAATTACTTGTGAGCTGTTAATATGCCATCTTTGTCTCTCTGTTACTGAAGTCAACAACCCAAACAGAAATATCTGACCAAACAGAGGATAGTGACACTTCAATTTTCTATATGAGCAGGTGTTCTCACAGGTAAGTATACACCGGATAATCCACCAACAGGGCCTCGAGGACGGATTTATACTCCCGATTTTCTAACAAGGGTAAATGCAGTTGATAATGTGAAAGCTTTTTACCATTTGTTGCCAACTTCATAGCTGAAAGTATGAATCTGCTATGCAGCTTCAACCTCTGCTGAACAGAATCAAGGAAATAGGAGATAACTACAGCAAATCTCCCACACAGGTTCCTATTATTCTTCAACTAGCAATCATTTGATTTATAGCAGCCCTTATGTTTTGAAATTGAAGATGCTAAAACTTCAGCTTCTCGAAAAAGGTTCATTTGGTTTAATGGTTTTCTCTGCATATTGTATATGAAACAGTTATTTCTGTTGCTTTCTTTATCTTTGTCAACAATCATCGAGTACTTTCATATTGTTTCTCATAGAAGACTTTCATCATATGACAAAAAAGCTCTTCTTTAGTAACATTGCATGCTTCTAGAAATAGGTTTTGGGAATTGGGATTATCCAAATCGCCTAAAAAACTTGTCCCGGTGAGGTTTAATGAGTTATTTTTCTCTCTGCAGGTAGTCCTTAATTGGCTGATAGCCCAGGAAAATGTTGTGCCAATTCCAGGAGCTAAAAATGCAGAGCAGGCTGAAGAATTTGCAGGTGCACTTGGGTGGAGGATCTCCGATGAAGAAATTAGCGAGCTGCGCTCTTTAGCTTCAGAAATCAAACCTGTAGTTGGTTTTCcagttgaaaaattataaatgtaacGCACATTAAGCTAATTGACAGAAAGAAACAATGCAAAAGTAACTTCTTAACGTTGAAAATGAATGTTCAAGTATATAAGCATAAGCAATGTAATTATCAAACTGTTAATTTTTCGATTATTTCAAAGTTTTCCTTCATTGTTAATTCAGATCTACTTGGCTATGAGAGAAAGTCAGAACTCAGTAATGGATGAGAGCATTCATAGTAACAATTacagaaggtgttttttttttttttttttttttttgggtgataaattgatttactaaatatttggtGCTTGATTACTTGGGGAAAAGGTAATCAAAATAATTCCAAACACTTAAAAGTAAAGTTGGTGTAAAAATAAGAAGCTGATGTCAAAATATTGTCAGAAGGAGAAGGTTCTAAGTTAAACCATAATATTTCTCTTGAACATTATCATATCACCAGCTAGTAGCGGATGGTGGTATGGTTTAACATGGTAGAGGGATGATAGGTTTGAACGTGGTATCAAAGTCTAAAAGATCCTAATCgtccaataaataaaataaaatagaataatctAAAATTCTCCATCTAAGAATTTTAATCTTGACTTCTATTTTATATTGGTATAGTTGAATATAGTATTAGAATTAAAAGGTCGgttgtaattatatttattaaaaaaaaaaatccagagaTTTTGACCTAATTGTCTGAGTCTAATGCTTCGTCATTGAAAAGAACCTATGACATTGAGAGCGATGTCATTCAAAACTAGAAAAGAACGTCATTTGAAAAAATCTAAGGAGTCGATAATAATTCATGCATTAATTAGGTTCCATATATAACGCGTACACAACCTCTTTGACTACTagaaaattcaattttgtaAATGACACTGCATGAAAAGAAACCAACAAAGCAACTAATGCATGGAAATGTATAGAAATGTGAAGAACGTTTGTACtggaaaaactttaaaattaaaaaaaaataaaaaattttgataataaatagaaaacaaaaaataattaaaagagaatCAAATTAAGTTTCCAGTTTTGCATGAATCATGATGTTCTTCCTCTCTTCCTATTCCAATACAACAACTCAATTATCTGCCCTTAATTCTCTATCTCTGTCATTGCCTTCTAAGTCCCAGATATCATTTCACACCTTATATAAAAAATCTTTGGAaacgagatatatatatatatatatatatacacacatatatttttccagaaagagagagatactGTTTCAGGCtcgattaataatttaaaaaaaaaaaaaaaacagataaatTTATTTACGAGACTCATTAATATTTTGTATGAACTTGGCAAACAAGGGACAACCCATTTTATGAAATACATATATAGGCATTGCCTCATGTCTCTTAATATAAAACCAGttaacataaaattatttatcttcTTCTTAAACCCAACTATACATTACGTATGAAATTTTTATCTCATCTGGAAAATTTCCGGACAAATTTTTATCTGGGAATCCATCCAATTAATTGTAATAGGTAGCGCATCAAATTTTTATCCGGGAATTACCGACTAAGTGAACCACTATGTAGATATAATCTTTGTCTCACTTTTATTAAAACATTATACTACTTTactttaaatgttttaaaaactttaatatgttaataaaatttcttttccttttcatttaataatatatatcctCTGGATGGTGCTAAAATAAACTTTCtctttgtatatacatatattaaggGCGAGAGGAAACTTTTGCTAGAGGAATTTATAGCTTTTGCGAGAGCTGAAGAAATAATAATTGCCACTAAGCACCTGtttccaaaataaagaaaatagatttGCAACGGAAATTGTAATTAATCTTCTTACTGAATATGATATGATGTCAATAATACATGAAACAGAATGTTACTATACAAAGTActggattaatttttttacatgtTCTAGCTACCCTACATGCTATATATCTGGAATTTGTTTTTCACCCAGAATTTTTCGAAGTACTGGATTTGTTTGTTGGTTTGTCGttttgaaaacatttttcaTATGATCCATTGAATATATTCAAAAACAACATTGGTCATGCATACGATTGTCgttttcattcatttatatGCACATGAAGGACAAGTGGAAAATATTGATGGCAGACacgatataaaaatatataatatatataataaatattggttttattttttctctccatTCATCCATATCCAACAATAATTAGATTAACatctcattttataaaattatttattttttaaaatttttaaatgagatGATATCGTATTAACATTGAAGaagaatataaatgaaaataatattctacAAGCATGATGTTGGATATGATATAttgttcaataatattttaacataaaatatttaaaacataaattaaaatactatCAAACAACATACCATGCCAACATtgcctaataaaatatatggtaTTCATAATTTTCTAGGCTATGCCCTAGCTAGCTATTGATCAACTTGGGCATTGATAAGTTCAACTAAGGAGCACTATAAAAGCACATATATTGATAATCGTTGTCATAGCAGTCTATGTCAAAGTTTCTGATTCCACACAATTATAAGGATCCACTTGACCTTGTACTATCAAACGGGCTTTAATCAAGTTGATATGTTCTTTAGGTTTTATTTCTTAACTAGGCatgtaaaaatgaaattacCATTAACCCCCGATTAGAAATTGTACAAAAAGATGTAAAGTTATTTATCTTTTACGTATTCTCTTCGTAAAGAAAGACTAAAGTAAATAAGTTATGAGTTGCctttttatgtatttgtatGCTTTTGATAAAAACCAGCTTTCTGTAATTcctataattaccaaaaaagctTTTCTATAGTTCCTATGAACAAAGGGTTTTTTAATTACACCACTTAGGTCAGACTAAAAGGAGAAGAGAGTTTACCAACCTGCCATAGTAGCGATTGTTATCTCCGTCTTGAATCGAGTTTGggataaaatgaaaatgacaacaGAAATTGAAAtacttatatattttcataatttcacccaaaaaaaaaaatacttatatacTTTCATAAAAACTCATGCAtaaagtttaattaataaactttaatatatttttattaaaaatttatgacCATTAATATATGGCAATTGCTAATTGACTTAAATCTTAGTTTAGAAAAATGATTTCTTTTAGATATCATATGGATCTCACAAGTAgtatttttgttaattcatattaaacattgcatataatatatattgttcttatttttatatttttcatcaaacaaacaatcaaaatcaatcaaaaaaaaatatttcttatatcaagcataattatatatatatatatatataagtgaatggatgatttttttatcttcgaaataaaaaattattttattaaggaGCAAAATAATTGACTATCATATGTAAAACGGATGACACAATTATAAAGATAAAACATGAAGAGCAAGACATTATCTACATGATTTATCTTGTCTACGAAAAAACAACTATTACCTAAACAAAGAGTATTACTTTGAATAAGAGAAACTACCCCATAGGATCACTAAAAATTTCACTTGAATGATAACCCTGTAAAAAAATCAACGCTTCATTAATTGCCATCGGCTCCCCCGTTCAGGGATTATAAAGATTCATAAAAGGTTTCAATGCTTCCTTAATTGCCATTAGCTCTACTATTAAGTGATTATAAAGATTCATAAAAGGGTTTTGAAAGATTAGCTCTCAAATTTCCTTCgttataaattccaaatattcataatttaattgCTACTTATTTATCGGTCCATTGACAAATtatcttttcaaaaattattaaaaatgttccACTAAAATTGTTTTTCCATCACATGAATAACCTTTTTCACACCGCTCAGCCATATCCCTTTCTAAGGGTAATTTAGTTATAAGTTTTATAGGAATTGGACATTCCTATTTAATCAAATGTAATTCAATGATAGGCTCTATGGGAATTAGACAATCCTATTTGGTCAAATAGCTGCCGACAAACTCTTATCTTTCTAAAAAAGAACACCCACTCCTATTTCCATTGGCTCTTCGTTGACAACATAAGCATCCATGGATAATTTTTTGTTGAGAGAACAATACAACATTCGATCACGATAGCCATAAAATGacaaattataattatgaataattttatccaataaatCAAGCATTGCACCATAACGCAACAAGTATGCAATAAGCATTTAAAACATGTATattctacaaaataaaataaaatgtaactGATTATTACTGATTTATTTTTCGCATTACACATTCAATAATcgtatatacaaaaaaataaaaaaaataaaaaaaaataattgatatagaCTTTACACATCTCTCACTAAGCTGACAAGTCTAACCTTAAAGTAGGAGGATGATTCCCTTGCCAAGTGAACAGTTGGTCCAATCCAGTTAAGCGTGGTCCATTACTTCTACTTGCATTTCTCATTTCTTGGAGGCCATTTCTCATCTTTATCTCTAACACCTACAATTTTCCTCAAATGTAGTTTCCATAAAACAATCAATTTCCTCATCACCTTACCTTTTTAAACCCAACTTTCAATTTCCAACATCAAGATGgataaaaaagcaaataaacctTCCAATCGTTTTGGGAATAAagcaatattatatttattctttttttattttttttttagtaaaataaatGGTTACTTTTAAAGCTTATGGAGCAAccatttaaaacaataataaaatttatcaatatttaaattttaatttttaaatatgtgaatatgaaaataaatcaatttcctTTCTATAAACtaccataatttttaaaacttgaaaGCCACAAACAATATTTTAGAACCATGCTCAACAGGTTTTTAAATTAACTTGAGAAAGATAAGCTCAATATCCCCAAATGCCATGATGCAAAAGATGGGTGTTGTAATTGGCCAGTCTGTGAATAGGTTGTCAAAAACATTTTCTTTGTGTTCGTATTGTTCCTCTCATCATTGTCCAATAAAATACTTCCCACAAATGCCAACGTGTCACAACCCTCGCTCATTTTCAGATCACACCGCTGTAGAATTCAACTTGTagattttctttgtcttttaaaaaaattataaaaattaaaattaaaaataaaaaaaaaattgaaaaccgaAACAACCACTGCCCCAGTCAGCAATTCCAGACCATGTATAAAACAAAACACAACCGAAAAGATCCAATAGTCAAAGTCTAAGCACATTGTTCAATGCCACGTGGAAGACTGCTATGTGTTTCTGTACGCAAACACAAAACACAGTGTTAGTAGCGAATCCTTTGCTCTGAGTCTCCCCTGCGAAGTCTCTGTCATTCCAATCGGTCTTAAAGACGCTCTGGTCCTTTCCTCAGTTCCCACATTGCTCTCTTCTCCAAGTCTTTTTAGCTCACACAGCGACCACAGAGTCAGAGacacagagaaagaaagagaaagagagaaaatttggggttttttttttttttttgtttttttatcttattcaaCCTAAAGGCTTTGTAGATTGGAGGGTGTTTTATCAGTTTGGctttgaaggtaggctttccttctattttttttttttcctttttctggtACTGGGTATGACAATTCTTTTTTACTTAATTtgggtttttagtttttttaaaccaaaattattattattttcttataggTGGAAAAGAAAGGAGCTTCTTTTCCAAAAGAGGGAGTCttattttatgctttttggtAAATACGTCTTTATTTTATGCTTGCTTGCTTTTTCTTCAAGATATCGTTTTTTCAAAGTGTTTTTTGATTGTTTTGAGTTtctgaatttgtttttttttttttttggggggggggaggaATTTGTTTTTGGTGTCATAAAAAGAGTcttaatgaaagaaataaacaaataaaaaattggcaGTCTTTTATTAAGACTTCTTCTTACTTTTTATAAAGCAAGTTTTGTAATTTACTTAATAGATAGAGCAAACTTGTTGCTTCATTCATTCCATTTCTTAGAAAAAGTTTCAAATGGGTTGTACccaaaagtttaatttttttaaattaacaaagAGTTAAACTAATcaattgcttttatttttttccgaaTTAAGTATTATTATCTTTTGAGATTATGACAGAGaagcttttttttattctaaattatgattaagaatattttatattatctaaAAGCTGTtttcttgcttttgtttttcagaCATTTTATCTGTCTGGTCTGCCATGAATCACTGTATTTCTGATTGGAATTTTGAAGGTATTCAACCTGTGATCAACCAAAAGAAACCAGCCGGGtctgtattcttttttttttttttttccttctcggAATTATCGCTATGTTGCTTTCGGCTTTCCAAATCTCTTGGTTGAAGaacaattattgaaaaaaaaaattgaaaacccaaaaaaaaaaaaaaaaaagtttatttttcaaatgaaaaaaaaaaaaaaaaattagacttaGCCTGCTAAACGTGCTAAAATTTGATTccatttttggattaaaaaaaaaaccaaaaaaaataaaataaaatttgcagGCCAGAAAATGAGCTTGTAGAGCTTTTATGGCGAAATGGGCAAGTGGTTTTGCAGAGCCAAACACAGAGAAAACCGAGCTTCAATCCAACTGATCAGCCAAGACAAATCCACAAACATGATCAAGAAGGTATAAGAGCTGGTGGCTCATTTGGGAATTCAAGCAATTTGATTCACGACGATGAGGCGGTCTCTTGGATCCAATACCCACTTGAAGATTCTTTCGAAAAAGAATTCTGTTCCAATTTCTTCACTGAATTGCCTTCCTGTGATCCAAGCCATGTTGAAACACCACCCATCAGACAATTCGGAGAAGAACCCAAAACCAAACCCACTAACAATGGGGTTTCATTTCCTGAAAACCAAATGCCTCCTCCAAGATTTCACTACAATTCATCTCAGCAGAATCAAAACCTTAGTGGGTTGGAGAAAATGGTCAATTTGCCTCAGATTCCGGACGCCGCAAAGGGTGGTGATTTGAGATCTTCAAGTGGGCAATTTGGGGGGAAAGATTCTGGGGGTTTTGCTCAAGGTGAAGTTCGAGAAGGTTCGGTTGTGACGGTGGGATTGAGTCACTGTGGAAGCAATCAGCTTCTTGGTGAGCTTGATGTTAGCAGGGTGTCCAGCAATGGCGATGGGACTACTGGTTTATCTGCAGGACACTCCAAAGAAGATGTGCAGAAGAAGCACATGGCTCAGAGTGATAGAGGGAAAACTGAGCCTTCGACTGAGCCGGTCACTTCGTCTTCCGGAGGATCAGGAAGTAGTTTTGGAAGAACTTGCAAGCAATCAAAAGGTGGAGGCAATCAGAAAAGAAAGAGTAGAGATGTAGAAGAATCAGAGTGCCAGAGTGGGGTAAAAATATTTTCTGTCTCTGATGCATTTTGGtagtaattaattctttttgtttgttttgatgTTGTCTGAGAGAATATATTATGCAATGATATTTTAGGCCGGTGAGCTCGAATCGGCAGCGGCGAACAAGCCGAGTCAACGGTCGGGTTCAACCCGCCGGAGCCGTGCTGCCGAAGTTCATAATCTCTCAGAAAGGGTAGGAACTTTGAGGTCCTTATtgtttgtttcaaaatttacagtttgtaattttattttatttttttattattattattattattttttttttgaacttttttttattgatgtaGAGAAGGAGAGATCGGATCAACGAGAAGATGAAAGCATTGCAAGAGCTCATACCTCACTGTAACAAGGTTTACTACTTTCTTACTATTTTTTCACCATAGttgcttttcctttttcaatatattttttttttttttattcactaaTTTTTCTTCACGGTTTTTCAGTTAACgtgtaattataaaattatataagaaaaataaggaTGCTTTTGTTAAGTAGAAGGATTGGATGATGTAACTTTGCAGTTTTATATTCTTGATGAGAACAagtatctaaaataaaattgtgaagtAGAGAACGGCATAGTTAGGTAATCTTGGTCAAAATGAAAGTTTTAGGACAAAGTTGTGGCAAGAGTGTCTAGGAAAATATAGACAGAAAGGCATGCATTGGAAGTTAGAGATAACAGTAGGAATATTATTAAGATGCTTAATTAGTTACACTTTATGCTGCTGAGAATTGATGATTGCTACGCTGGCAATGACTACTGAAACAAGAAGTGTGAAATGAAGAAAAACAGGTTCAGAAAGAGAAGGATATATCAGCAAAGGCTGATAGAGAAAGTAAACCAAGATTCTTCTAATTTTTGCGTAATCATTGGCATATGAACATACATTTCATTAGCTAACTAAAGTTCCCATCTCTTTCATATTGTGTTTTCATTTCCATAAAATCCTAGGATTGTTATTCTGACAGAATTGATCTGTGTTTTTCTGCAGACAGATAAAGCATCGATGTTGGATGAGGCAATTGAGTACCTGAAGTCGCTTAAGTTACAACTTCAGGTTTATTTAACAGTAGAATTCCTATAACCGAATTTTATTTCACTGTTTATATAATTCAACT
Proteins encoded in this window:
- the LOC107416596 gene encoding transcription factor PIF4 isoform X2; amino-acid sequence: MNHCISDWNFEGIQPVINQKKPAGPENELVELLWRNGQVVLQSQTQRKPSFNPTDQPRQIHKHDQEGIRAGGSFGNSSNLIHDDEAVSWIQYPLEDSFEKEFCSNFFTELPSCDPSHVETPPIRQFGEEPKTKPTNNGVSFPENQMPPPRFHYNSSQQNQNLSGLEKMVNLPQIPDAAKGGDLRSSSGQFGGKDSGGFAQGEVREGSVVTVGLSHCGSNQLLGELDVSRVSSNGDGTTGLSAGHSKEDVQKKHMAQSDRGKTEPSTEPVTSSSGGSGSSFGRTCKQSKGGGNQKRKSRDVEESECQSGAGELESAAANKPSQRSGSTRRSRAAEVHNLSERRRRDRINEKMKALQELIPHCNKTDKASMLDEAIEYLKSLKLQLQVMWMGSGMAPMMFPGVQHYISRMNMGMGPSALPSMHNPMHLTRVPLVDQSVAVSSTTNQPVLCQTPVLNPINFQNQMQNASFPEQYARFMGFHPMQTVSQPMNVFRFGSQAVQQNQSIAQQGVASGSFSGRGPADECLSGKMR
- the LOC107416596 gene encoding transcription factor PIF4 isoform X1; the protein is MLFDILSVWSAMNHCISDWNFEGIQPVINQKKPAGPENELVELLWRNGQVVLQSQTQRKPSFNPTDQPRQIHKHDQEGIRAGGSFGNSSNLIHDDEAVSWIQYPLEDSFEKEFCSNFFTELPSCDPSHVETPPIRQFGEEPKTKPTNNGVSFPENQMPPPRFHYNSSQQNQNLSGLEKMVNLPQIPDAAKGGDLRSSSGQFGGKDSGGFAQGEVREGSVVTVGLSHCGSNQLLGELDVSRVSSNGDGTTGLSAGHSKEDVQKKHMAQSDRGKTEPSTEPVTSSSGGSGSSFGRTCKQSKGGGNQKRKSRDVEESECQSGAGELESAAANKPSQRSGSTRRSRAAEVHNLSERRRRDRINEKMKALQELIPHCNKTDKASMLDEAIEYLKSLKLQLQVMWMGSGMAPMMFPGVQHYISRMNMGMGPSALPSMHNPMHLTRVPLVDQSVAVSSTTNQPVLCQTPVLNPINFQNQMQNASFPEQYARFMGFHPMQTVSQPMNVFRFGSQAVQQNQSIAQQGVASGSFSGRGPADECLSGKMR
- the LOC107416617 gene encoding uncharacterized oxidoreductase At1g06690, chloroplastic, producing MAMLHVSSACYCVVSQRRAHRIRGVASEDFARLKVEEEKVKLGGSDLRVTKLGIGAWSWGDTSYWNNFEWDDRKLKAAKAAFDASIDSGITFFDTAEVYGSRFSMGAINSETLLGRFIRDRKEKDPELDVAVATKFAALPWRLGRQSVITALKDSLCRLGLSSVDLYQLHWPGIWGNEGYIDGLGDAVEQGLVKAVGVSNYSEKRLREAHEKLIKRGIPLASNQVNYSLIYRAPEENGVKATCDELGITLIAYSPIAQGVLTGKYTPDNPPTGPRGRIYTPDFLTRLQPLLNRIKEIGDNYSKSPTQVVLNWLIAQENVVPIPGAKNAEQAEEFAGALGWRISDEEISELRSLASEIKPVVGFPVEKL